From Candidatus Sphingomonas colombiensis, one genomic window encodes:
- the rpmC gene encoding 50S ribosomal protein L29, with the protein MSKNSDFTGQSDDQLGEALGQLKREQFNLRFQAATNQLEKPSRVREVRKDIARIKTLQAQRAAVAK; encoded by the coding sequence ATGTCGAAGAATAGTGATTTCACCGGGCAGAGCGACGACCAGCTGGGCGAAGCGCTGGGCCAGCTGAAGCGCGAGCAGTTCAACCTGCGCTTCCAGGCCGCGACCAACCAGCTCGAGAAGCCGAGCCGCGTTCGCGAGGTCCGCAAGGACATCGCCCGCATCAAGACCCTGCAGGCGCAGCGCGCCGCAGTGGCCAAGTAA
- a CDS encoding 50S ribosomal protein L23, giving the protein MAKKPTKAIDNRHYDVIVAPHITEKATLLSEQNAVVFKVARDASKPEIKAAVEAIFDVSVVGVNTIVQKGKTKRWKGAPYQRSDMKKAIVTLKEGQSIDVTEGAKA; this is encoded by the coding sequence ATGGCTAAGAAGCCGACCAAGGCGATCGACAATCGTCACTATGACGTGATCGTCGCGCCGCACATCACCGAGAAGGCTACCCTTCTCTCCGAGCAGAACGCGGTTGTGTTCAAGGTGGCGCGCGACGCCTCCAAGCCGGAGATCAAGGCCGCCGTGGAAGCGATCTTCGACGTCAGCGTCGTGGGCGTGAACACGATCGTCCAGAAGGGCAAGACCAAGCGCTGGAAGGGTGCTCCCTATCAGCGGTCCGACATGAAGAAGGCGATCGTCACGCTCAAGGAAGGGCAGTCGATCGACGTGACCGAGGGGGCCAAGGCGTAA
- the rplB gene encoding 50S ribosomal protein L2, translated as MALKHYNPTSPGVRGLILIDRSALHKGRPVKALTEGKTKSGGRNNKGHVTSRGIAGGHKQRYRFIDFKRRKWDAEGTVERLEYDPNRTAFIALVNYADGEQAYIIAPQRLGVGDKVVAGKKTDVKPGNAMELGQMPVGTIVHNVEMKPGKGGQIARSAGTYVQVVGRDKGMVIVRLNSGEQRYIRSDCMATVGAVSNPDNQNQNFGKAGRSRWKGKRPLTRGVAKNPVDHPHGGGEGRTSGGRHPVTPWGKPTKGARTRHNKATDKMIIRSRHARKK; from the coding sequence ATGGCACTCAAGCATTATAACCCGACCAGCCCAGGCGTTCGTGGCCTGATCCTGATCGATCGCTCGGCGCTCCACAAGGGGCGTCCGGTCAAGGCTCTCACCGAGGGCAAGACCAAGTCGGGCGGCCGCAACAACAAGGGTCACGTCACTTCGCGCGGCATCGCCGGCGGCCACAAGCAGCGTTATCGTTTCATCGATTTCAAGCGCCGCAAGTGGGATGCCGAAGGCACCGTCGAGCGTCTGGAATATGATCCCAACCGCACCGCGTTCATCGCACTGGTGAATTATGCGGACGGCGAGCAGGCCTATATCATCGCACCGCAGCGTCTGGGCGTTGGTGACAAGGTCGTCGCCGGCAAGAAGACCGACGTGAAGCCGGGCAATGCCATGGAACTGGGCCAGATGCCGGTCGGCACCATCGTCCACAACGTGGAGATGAAGCCGGGCAAGGGCGGTCAGATCGCTCGTTCGGCCGGCACCTATGTGCAGGTCGTGGGTCGCGACAAGGGCATGGTGATCGTTCGTCTCAACTCGGGCGAGCAGCGCTATATCCGCAGCGATTGCATGGCGACGGTCGGCGCGGTGTCGAACCCCGACAACCAGAACCAGAACTTTGGCAAGGCCGGTCGTTCGCGCTGGAAGGGCAAGCGTCCGCTTACCCGCGGCGTCGCGAAGAACCCGGTCGATCACCCGCATGGCGGTGGTGAAGGCCGTACCTCGGGCGGCCGTCATCCGGTCACCCCGTGGGGCAAGCCGACGAAGGGCGCCCGTACGCGCCACAACAAGGCGACTGACAAGATGATCATCCGCAGCCGTCACGCGAGGAAGAAGTAA
- the rpsS gene encoding 30S ribosomal protein S19, giving the protein MARSVWKGPFVDLHLLKKAETAQDGGSRSGPIKTWSRRSTILPQFVGLTFSVYNGRKFVPVSVNEDMVGMKLGEFAPTRYFPGHAADKKGKR; this is encoded by the coding sequence ATGGCGCGCTCAGTATGGAAGGGTCCGTTCGTGGACCTGCATCTGCTCAAGAAGGCAGAAACCGCGCAGGATGGCGGCAGCCGCTCCGGTCCGATCAAGACCTGGTCGCGTCGTTCGACGATCCTGCCGCAGTTCGTTGGGCTCACGTTCAGCGTCTATAACGGCCGCAAGTTCGTGCCCGTCTCGGTCAACGAGGACATGGTCGGCATGAAGCTCGGCGAGTTCGCGCCGACCCGGTATTTCCCGGGTCACGCGGCTGACAAGAAGGGCAAGCGCTGA
- the rplV gene encoding 50S ribosomal protein L22, which produces MSKPASPRKVGEKEALSVGTQIRGSAQKLNLVAGLIRGRKVGDALNILAFSKKAMAVDARKVLASAIANAENNHNLDVDALVVAEASVGKSITMKRFATRGRGKSTRILKPFSRLRIVVREQEEA; this is translated from the coding sequence ATGAGCAAGCCTGCATCCCCCCGCAAGGTCGGCGAGAAGGAAGCGCTCTCGGTCGGCACGCAGATCCGTGGTTCGGCGCAGAAGCTGAACCTGGTTGCGGGCCTGATCCGTGGTCGCAAGGTCGGCGACGCGTTGAACATCCTCGCCTTCTCCAAGAAGGCGATGGCGGTTGACGCGCGCAAGGTGCTCGCCTCCGCGATCGCCAACGCCGAGAACAACCACAATCTCGATGTCGACGCGCTCGTCGTCGCCGAGGCGTCGGTCGGCAAGTCGATCACCATGAAGCGGTTCGCGACGCGCGGCCGCGGCAAGTCCACCCGCATCCTGAAGCCGTTCTCGCGGCTGCGGATCGTCGTGCGCGAGCAGGAAGAAGCCTAA
- the fusA gene encoding elongation factor G, protein MARSHPLEKYRNIGIMAHIDAGKTTTTERILYYTGKSYKIGEVHEGTATMDWMEQEQERGITITSAATTCFWNDHRINIIDTPGHVDFTIEVERSLRVLDGAITAFDGVAGVEPQSETVWRQADKYRVPRMCYVNKLDRTGASFERCVQMIKDRLGARPAVLYLPIGIESSFIGLVDLVENRAIVWLEDSLGAKFEYREIPDDLKDAAATARAELIEIAVEQDDAAMEAYLEGNEPDVATLKALIRKGTLAFDFVPVLCGSSFKNKGVQALLDAVVDYLPSPLDVPAIKGVKLDGETEDSRPADDNAPFSALAFKIMNDPFVGSLTFTRIYSGKLEKGSYLNSVKDKKEKIGRMLLMHANSREDVDEAFAGDIVAIAGLKETTTGDTLCAPSAPIILERMEFPEPVIELSVEPKTKADQEKMGIALNRLAAEDPSFRVSTDHESGQTIIKGMGELHLEILVDRMKREFKVEANVGAPQVAYREYLGKKVDIDYTHKKQSGGSGQFGRVKVTVVPGERGSGFQFFDEVKGGNIPREYIPSVEKGFRETAETGSLIGFPIIDFEVHLTDGAYHDVDSSALAFEICARGAMREAAQKAGIKLLEPIMKVEVVTPEDYLGDVIGDMNSRRGQIQGTDTRGNAQCVEAMVPLANMFGYVNQLRSFTQGRASYSMQFSHYDEVPQNVADEVKAKMA, encoded by the coding sequence ATGGCCCGCAGCCATCCGCTCGAGAAATATCGCAATATCGGCATCATGGCGCACATCGATGCCGGCAAGACGACGACCACCGAGCGCATCCTTTATTACACCGGCAAGTCGTACAAGATCGGCGAAGTGCATGAAGGCACGGCGACGATGGACTGGATGGAGCAGGAGCAGGAGCGCGGGATCACGATCACGTCGGCTGCGACCACGTGCTTCTGGAACGATCACCGCATCAACATCATCGACACCCCGGGCCACGTCGATTTCACCATCGAGGTGGAGCGTTCGCTGCGCGTGCTCGACGGCGCGATCACCGCGTTCGACGGCGTTGCCGGCGTGGAGCCGCAGTCGGAAACCGTGTGGCGTCAGGCTGACAAGTATCGCGTGCCCCGCATGTGCTATGTCAACAAGCTCGACCGTACCGGCGCGAGCTTCGAGCGCTGCGTGCAGATGATCAAGGATCGCCTCGGTGCGCGTCCTGCGGTCCTGTATCTCCCGATCGGTATCGAGAGCTCGTTCATCGGCCTCGTCGATCTCGTCGAGAACCGCGCGATCGTGTGGCTCGAGGATTCGCTTGGCGCGAAGTTCGAATATCGCGAGATTCCGGACGACCTGAAGGACGCCGCTGCTACTGCGCGCGCCGAGCTGATCGAGATCGCGGTCGAGCAGGACGACGCCGCGATGGAAGCGTATCTCGAAGGCAACGAGCCTGATGTCGCGACGCTGAAGGCGCTGATCCGCAAGGGCACGCTGGCGTTCGATTTCGTGCCGGTGCTGTGCGGCTCGTCGTTCAAGAACAAGGGCGTTCAGGCGCTGCTCGACGCGGTTGTCGACTATCTGCCGAGCCCGCTCGACGTGCCGGCGATCAAGGGCGTCAAGCTCGACGGCGAGACCGAGGATTCGCGTCCGGCCGACGACAATGCACCGTTCTCGGCGCTGGCGTTCAAGATCATGAACGATCCGTTCGTCGGCTCGCTCACCTTCACCCGCATCTATTCGGGCAAGCTCGAAAAGGGCTCGTACCTGAACAGCGTGAAGGACAAGAAGGAAAAGATCGGCCGCATGCTGCTGATGCATGCGAATTCGCGTGAAGACGTGGATGAGGCTTTCGCGGGCGACATCGTCGCCATCGCCGGCCTCAAGGAAACGACGACCGGCGACACGCTGTGCGCGCCGTCGGCGCCGATCATCCTCGAGCGGATGGAATTCCCGGAGCCGGTGATCGAGCTGTCGGTGGAGCCGAAGACCAAGGCCGACCAGGAGAAGATGGGCATCGCGCTCAATCGTCTCGCGGCTGAGGATCCCTCGTTCCGCGTTTCGACCGATCACGAATCGGGGCAGACCATCATCAAGGGGATGGGCGAACTCCACCTCGAGATTCTGGTCGACCGCATGAAGCGTGAGTTCAAGGTCGAGGCGAACGTCGGTGCGCCGCAGGTGGCGTATCGCGAATATCTCGGCAAGAAGGTCGACATCGACTACACCCACAAGAAGCAGTCGGGCGGCTCGGGCCAGTTCGGCCGCGTCAAGGTGACGGTCGTGCCGGGTGAGCGCGGTTCGGGCTTCCAGTTCTTCGACGAGGTCAAGGGCGGCAACATCCCGCGCGAATATATCCCGTCGGTGGAAAAGGGCTTCCGCGAAACCGCCGAAACCGGCTCGCTGATCGGCTTCCCGATCATCGATTTCGAAGTGCACCTGACTGACGGCGCCTATCACGACGTCGACTCGTCGGCGCTGGCGTTCGAAATCTGCGCCCGCGGCGCGATGCGCGAAGCCGCGCAGAAGGCCGGTATCAAGCTGCTCGAGCCGATCATGAAGGTCGAGGTCGTGACGCCGGAAGATTATCTGGGCGACGTGATCGGCGACATGAACAGCCGGCGCGGGCAGATCCAGGGCACCGACACGCGGGGCAATGCCCAGTGCGTCGAGGCGATGGTGCCGCTGGCGAACATGTTCGGTTACGTGAATCAGCTGCGTTCCTTCACTCAGGGTCGCGCGAGCTATTCGATGCAGTTCTCGCATTATGACGAGGTTCCGCAGAACGTCGCCGACGAAGTGAAGGCGAAGATGGCGTAA
- the rpsC gene encoding 30S ribosomal protein S3: MGHKSNPIGLRLQINRTWDSRWYADGADYGRLLLEDIKIRQYIVKTLPQAAISKVVIERPAKLCRISIYAARPGVIIGKKGSDIEKLRRAIGAMTSSEVSLNIVEIRKPEVDAKLVAQGIADQLERRIAFRRAMKRAVQSAMRLGADGIRVQCGGRLGGAEIARTESYREGRVPLHTLRANMDYAEAQAHTAYGVCGVKVWIFKGEILGHDPMATDRLMMEAQTSGVRPARDDRR, translated from the coding sequence ATGGGTCATAAGAGCAACCCGATCGGTCTGCGCCTGCAGATCAACCGCACCTGGGACAGCCGCTGGTACGCCGACGGCGCGGATTACGGACGCCTCCTTCTGGAGGACATCAAGATCCGCCAGTACATCGTCAAGACGCTGCCGCAGGCCGCGATCTCGAAGGTGGTGATCGAGCGTCCGGCCAAGCTGTGCCGCATCTCGATCTACGCGGCGCGCCCCGGCGTGATCATCGGCAAGAAGGGGTCCGACATCGAGAAGCTGCGTCGTGCCATTGGCGCGATGACTTCCTCCGAGGTCAGCCTGAACATCGTCGAGATCCGCAAGCCGGAAGTCGATGCCAAGCTCGTTGCGCAGGGCATCGCCGACCAGCTCGAGCGTCGTATCGCGTTCCGCCGTGCGATGAAGCGCGCGGTGCAGTCCGCGATGCGCCTGGGTGCCGATGGCATTCGCGTGCAGTGCGGCGGCCGTCTCGGCGGCGCCGAGATCGCGCGGACCGAAAGCTATCGCGAAGGTCGTGTGCCGCTGCACACGCTCCGCGCGAACATGGATTATGCCGAGGCCCAGGCCCACACCGCTTATGGCGTGTGCGGCGTGAAGGTCTGGATCTTCAAGGGTGAGATCCTGGGCCATGATCCGATGGCCACCGATCGGCTGATGATGGAGGCTCAGACCTCCGGCGTGCGCCCTGCGCGCGATGACCGCCGCTAA
- the tuf gene encoding elongation factor Tu yields the protein MAKAKFERTKPHLNIGTIGHVDHGKTSLTAAITKVLAETSGGVAVDFANIDKAPEERERGITISTAHVEYETANRHYAHVDCPGHADYVKNMITGAAQMDGAILVVSATDGPMPQTREHILLARQVGVPAMVVFMNKVDLVDDEEILELVELEIRELLSSYEFPGDDIPIIKGSATCALSGSNAKLGQEAVLELMKAVDDYIPQPERPLDKPFMMPIEDVFSISGRGTVVTGRVETGIVKVGEEVEIVGIHDTRKTTVTGVEMFRKLLDQGQAGDNVGALIRGVARDEVERGQVLCKPGSIKPHTEFKSEVYVLSKDEGGRHTPFFANYRPQFYFRTTDVTGTVELPEGTEMVMPGDNVALGIKLIAPIAMDVGQRFTIREGGRTVGAGVVSAIDK from the coding sequence ATGGCTAAGGCTAAATTTGAGCGGACCAAGCCGCACCTGAACATCGGCACCATCGGTCACGTCGACCATGGCAAGACTTCGCTGACTGCGGCGATCACCAAGGTGCTCGCTGAGACCTCGGGCGGCGTTGCGGTTGACTTCGCCAACATCGACAAGGCGCCGGAAGAGCGTGAGCGCGGCATCACCATCTCGACCGCGCACGTCGAGTACGAGACGGCGAATCGCCACTATGCGCACGTCGATTGCCCGGGTCACGCCGACTATGTGAAGAACATGATCACCGGCGCGGCGCAGATGGACGGCGCGATCCTCGTCGTCTCCGCGACCGACGGCCCGATGCCGCAGACCCGCGAGCACATCCTGCTCGCCCGTCAGGTCGGCGTGCCGGCGATGGTCGTGTTCATGAACAAGGTCGATCTGGTCGACGACGAGGAAATCCTCGAGCTGGTCGAGCTGGAAATCCGCGAGCTGCTCAGCTCGTACGAATTCCCGGGCGACGATATTCCGATCATCAAGGGTTCGGCGACCTGCGCGCTCAGCGGTTCGAACGCGAAGCTCGGCCAGGAAGCCGTGCTTGAGCTGATGAAGGCCGTCGACGATTACATCCCGCAGCCCGAGCGTCCGCTCGACAAGCCGTTCATGATGCCGATCGAAGACGTGTTCTCGATCTCGGGTCGTGGTACCGTCGTCACCGGCCGCGTCGAGACCGGCATCGTCAAGGTTGGCGAGGAAGTCGAGATCGTCGGCATCCACGACACCCGCAAGACCACCGTCACGGGCGTCGAGATGTTCCGCAAGCTGCTCGATCAGGGCCAGGCCGGCGACAACGTCGGTGCGCTGATCCGTGGCGTGGCGCGCGACGAAGTCGAGCGTGGCCAGGTGCTCTGCAAGCCGGGCTCGATCAAGCCGCACACCGAGTTCAAGTCGGAAGTGTACGTCCTGTCGAAGGACGAAGGCGGCCGTCACACGCCGTTCTTCGCGAACTATCGTCCGCAGTTCTACTTCCGCACGACCGACGTGACCGGCACCGTCGAGCTGCCTGAGGGCACCGAGATGGTCATGCCGGGCGACAACGTCGCGCTGGGCATCAAGCTCATCGCGCCGATCGCCATGGACGTCGGCCAGCGCTTCACGATCCGCGAAGGCGGCCGCACCGTCGGCGCCGGCGTGGTCAGCGCGATCGACAAGTAA
- the rpsQ gene encoding 30S ribosomal protein S17, translated as MPKRVLTGVIVSDKGEKTVVVNVERKVKHPLYGKIIRRSKKYHAHDEANEFKAGETVRIEETKPMSKLKTWKVLDRVNTRATPEQVDVDGDVAA; from the coding sequence ATGCCGAAGCGCGTGCTGACCGGGGTGATCGTCTCGGACAAGGGCGAAAAGACGGTGGTCGTGAACGTGGAGCGTAAGGTCAAGCACCCGCTCTACGGCAAGATCATCCGCCGCTCGAAGAAGTATCACGCCCATGACGAGGCGAACGAGTTCAAGGCTGGCGAAACGGTGCGGATCGAAGAGACCAAGCCGATGTCGAAGCTGAAGACCTGGAAGGTGCTCGATCGGGTTAACACCCGCGCGACCCCGGAGCAGGTCGATGTCGACGGCGACGTCGCGGCATAA
- the rpsJ gene encoding 30S ribosomal protein S10, producing the protein MDSNIRIRLKAFDHRVLDQATGDIAETARRTGALIRGPIPLPTRIEKFTVNRGPHIDKKSREQFEVRTYKRMLDIVQPTPQTVDALMKLDLAAGVDVEIKLA; encoded by the coding sequence ATGGACAGCAATATCCGCATTCGCCTGAAGGCGTTCGATCATCGTGTGCTCGACCAGGCGACCGGCGACATCGCCGAAACCGCCCGACGTACGGGCGCTCTTATTCGCGGTCCAATTCCGCTTCCGACGCGAATCGAGAAGTTCACGGTCAACCGTGGTCCTCACATCGACAAGAAGAGCCGCGAGCAGTTCGAGGTGCGCACCTATAAGCGTATGCTCGACATCGTGCAGCCCACCCCGCAGACGGTCGACGCGCTGATGAAGCTCGATCTCGCGGCGGGCGTTGACGTAGAGATCAAGCTGGCGTAA
- the rplN gene encoding 50S ribosomal protein L14, whose product MIQMQSNLDVADNSGAKRVQCIKVLGGSKRRTASVGDIIVVSIKEAQPRGKVKKGDVHRAVIVRTAKDIHRADGSTIRFDSNAAVLVNKNEEPIGTRIFGPVVRELRAKKHMKIISLAPEVL is encoded by the coding sequence ATGATCCAGATGCAATCCAATCTCGACGTCGCTGACAACAGCGGCGCGAAGCGGGTGCAGTGCATCAAGGTGCTGGGCGGCTCGAAGCGTCGCACGGCCAGCGTTGGCGACATCATCGTGGTGTCGATCAAGGAAGCACAGCCGCGTGGCAAGGTGAAGAAGGGCGACGTGCATCGCGCCGTCATCGTGCGCACCGCCAAGGACATTCATCGTGCGGACGGCTCGACCATCCGTTTCGATTCGAACGCCGCGGTGCTGGTCAACAAGAACGAGGAGCCGATCGGCACCCGTATCTTCGGCCCGGTGGTTCGCGAGCTGCGCGCCAAGAAGCACATGAA
- the rplP gene encoding 50S ribosomal protein L16 gives MLQPKRTKFRKAFKGRIHGDAKGGTALNFGAYGLKAMEPERITARQIEAARRAITRHIKRQGRLWIRIFPDVPVSSKPAEVRMGKGKGSPEFWAARVKPGRILFELDGVPGALAAEAFERAAMKLPIKTKVVARLGDTSHLGGE, from the coding sequence GTGCTGCAACCGAAGCGCACCAAGTTCCGCAAGGCGTTCAAGGGCCGTATCCACGGCGACGCCAAGGGCGGCACCGCGCTCAACTTCGGGGCCTATGGCCTCAAGGCGATGGAGCCGGAACGGATCACCGCACGCCAGATCGAGGCGGCTCGCCGCGCGATCACGCGTCACATCAAGCGCCAGGGGCGTTTGTGGATCCGTATTTTCCCTGACGTGCCGGTTTCGTCGAAGCCTGCCGAAGTCCGCATGGGCAAGGGCAAGGGGTCGCCCGAATTCTGGGCGGCACGGGTCAAGCCGGGTCGTATCCTGTTCGAGCTGGACGGTGTTCCGGGCGCTCTTGCCGCCGAAGCGTTTGAACGCGCGGCGATGAAGCTCCCGATCAAAACCAAGGTCGTGGCGCGTCTCGGCGACACGTCGCACCTCGGAGGCGAGTAA